Genomic DNA from Mobula birostris isolate sMobBir1 chromosome 18, sMobBir1.hap1, whole genome shotgun sequence:
agcagagatctgttctgggacccccgccctttgtgacttttataaatgaatCGGATGAGTTGGAGGtacgtttgcagatgacatgaaggttgttgGTGGTgcagagtgtagaaggttgtcgtgggttacaacaggacattgacaagatgcagttcaacccagaaaagtatgaggtgatgcactttggaaggtcgaatttgaTGACAGATACAGGGTTAATGATGAGATTCTtaccagtgtggaggaacagagggctcTTGGGGTCCACGTCTATAGATCCCTTAAAGCTACTACTCAAGTTGATATGGCTACCTTCCTAACCCAGTGAGAGGACGGGGGGTTGCAGAGGGGGGAATGGCAAACATGGGTGGTGGGGCAGTGAGCTTTGGCATGCCATCTCTTCACCACCTCACCCAGTGACATGATCACGTGAACTATCTTACAGGCTGTGAGGGTGACGGGGCAGATGGGAGCCAATGATCACATGAACTATTTTACAGGCTGTGAGGGTGACGGGGCAGATGGGAGCCAATGATCACGTGAACTATCTTACAGGCTGTGAGGGTGACGGGGAACAGGGAGCGAATGATCACATGAACTATCTTACAGGCTGTGAGGGTGACGGGGGGCAGGGAGCGAATGATCACGTGAACTATCTTACAGGCTGGGAGGGTGACGGGGCAGATGGGAGCCAATGATCACGTGAACTATCTTACAGGCTGTGAGGATGATAGGGGGCAGGGAGCCAATGATCACATGAACTATTTTACAGGCTGTGAGGGTGACGGGGCAGATGGGAGCCAATGATCACATGAACTATTTTACAGGCTGTGAGGGTGACGGGGCAGATGGGAGCCAATGCCCTCTGACTCCCCTCGGCTCAGTGTCACTACCATCCTCAAGGCTCTCAGCCTTCTTGGGCCGTGCGCTATGACTTAATGAGCCACAGCCCcttggggggaggagaaggggagaggcAGGGGACTGTtgggagggtggtggggtggggtaagATCCAGGTTAATcctcattcctgttccaacagcTGAAGAAGACGATGAAGCCTCCAGACCTGCCGCTGAGAAGAGGCTTGAATCGTGGACCCAGGGCTTTGGAACAGAGGAGGAGTGGTCTTGAGGTCTATCTGCAGGTGGGGATGGGGTGTCTCTGGGCATACCCAATGGTGGCGTGCAACGTTACTGAGAGTCCCTACCTCTCGGTGGGGGTAGGGAGTCATTCAGTGGAAAGCGGCATGGTTGTGGGAGGAGTGTGGAAGTGGTTTATCAAATAAAATGGGGGGGGGTCTTATTGGAGGTCTCCAGACACAAggttcctcccctccctcttttcacCAGGGACACGGGGTGGGGAGTGTTGGGAGGGTGTTGTGTAACTGCTGGTCACAGACTCTTGCAAGTGCAGACTCTGGAGGAGCCTGTGTGCCCGGTGTGTACCATGTGTACAGGTGTGTGAAaggtcataggagcagaatgagaccattgggcccatcgagtctgtctgCTGttccatagctgatttattatcactcttaactccattctctttcctcctccctgtaaccttcgacacctaatcaaactccgctttaaacATGCCCCATGACCTGGCCtacacaactgcctgtggcaacaagttccacagatttgtcactttctggtttaagaaattcctcctcctgtcTGTTCTggatggacatccctctattctgaggctgttccctccgGTCTGTGACTCACCCactttagaaacatcctctccacataccctctatctcggcctttcagtatttgattgaATGAGATCCTCCCACCCCCATCCATTCTTccaagctccagtgagtacaggcccaaagctatcaaccgtccctttcattcccagaattattctcttgaacctcctctgagccctctccaatgccagcacatcctttcttagataagggggccaaaactgATCACAACCTCAAGTGAGATCTAAGcagtgtcttacaaagcctcagcattacatccttctttttatattctagtcctctcgaagtgaatgttaacattgcatctgtcttcctcaacctgcaagttaacctttagggatccggcacgaggactcccaagtgcaGACCCTGGAGCAGTTCCTCAGCTTCTTGTCACTCTCCTGCCCCCACATCCCTGATCTCCAGTCACCTGGGTGGGATCAGGGGAATCTCCTGGCTGGTCTCCATTCAGTCACCGGCTGTGGGCTGTCAGGGGTCCCAGCCAAGACAATTGTCTGCATCCCCACTGCTGAGGGTATCTGTGCCTACGTGTCcctggagagagagaacagggtGTCTGCTGTGTCTCTGGAACCAGTGGGCAATGGAGGGGCCCTGGTGGTCCTGGTCTGACTCGGGGAAGTGTGGATAACGTGAGGGGAGAGTGAAGAGATCTTGGGGATGAAGTGGAGTGAGGGGtgggcaagaggcaggaggctgagtggCTGTTGGAGTGATGGAGCCTGACTCTGCCTCAACACTAACGTCTCGCTCTTTTGTTCCCTTCCTCCCTCACACCTCCTTCTCCTACCCCACCCCTCCTTGTCACCCATTCTTCTCCTTTCCCCACCCCTACTGCCTTCCCACCCCCTCCTTCCTCTACTTCACTCCTCGCttccattcctccccccccccgtacCTTCACCCTTCACTAGTTtacccatccccaccctcactcattccTCTCATCACAATAGACCCTCTGCAGCAATCAGCTGGTTTCCCAggagatcctcgacttcctcaacATCAAACACATCCCGTCTGGGAAGCCTCCACGCTGCTTTAGGTGAGACAGCACTTAACCTCCACCCCTGTACGCTGCCCggtctgtgtgtgggggtggtcAGTGTAAATGTCAGGTTGTTCACTGGCGAGGAGACCTGCGTTCTGAGCTGGGACTGGTTGCTGGAAGGGAGGGAGGTTGTGGGAGGTCGTGTGTGGTAGTTGGGAAGGTGGAACAAGTCCAgaatgagagagtggaacatgcaCAGAGCCTTGTGGAGGGGCTTCTGCTCACATTCTGTAACACCTCAGAGGGTCCATGGGAGCAGGGATGACAGAGAGATCTCAGGGGGTTCAGGGACAGGGATGACAGAGAGATCTCAGGGTTCAGGGACAGGGATGACAGAGAGATCTCAGGGAGACAGGAACAGGGATGACAGAGAGATCTCAGGGTTCAGGGACAGGGATGACAGAGAGATCTCAGGGAGACAGGAACAGGGATGACAGAGATCTCAGGGTTCGGGGACAGGGATGACAGAGAGATCTCAGGGAGACGGGAACAGGGATGGCAGAGAGATCTCAGGGTTCAGGGACAGGGATGACAGAGAGATCTCAGGGAGACAAGAACAGGGATGACAGTGAGATCTCAGGGAGACAGGAACAGGGATGACAGTGAGATCTCAGGGAGACAGTAACAGGGATGACAGTGAGATCTCAGGGTTCAGGAACAGGGATGACAGTGAGATCTCAGGGAGACACAAACAGGGATGATGGTGAGATCTCAGGGAGACACGAACAGAGATGATGGTGAGATCTCAGGGAAACACGAACAGGGATAACAGTGAGATCTCAGGGATGACAGAGAGATCTCAGGGAGACAAGAACAGGGATGATGGTGAGATctcagggagacgggaactgggATGATAGTGAGATCTCAGAGTTCAGGAACAGGGATGATGGTGAGATCTCAGGGATGATGATGTGATCTCAGCTGCTGTCATTGTTGGTTCTAGTGCCCTGCAAGAGTCGGAGTTACGAAGCAACAGGTGAGTAGTTACACTGCATTGTCCCCTTCTTGGGTATCTCCCTGACACCAGTGCCTTCTCCCACTGTATCATCACCTCAGATTCACATTGACCAAGTCCAGTCTCGTGTTCCAAAATTATTTAGAAATACGGTGCAGAACAGGAACTTCTGCTGCAtccagcaattccccaatttaacacccgcctaatcacagggcaacttactaacctactaaccggttgGTCTTGGGACCAGGGAGAATTCCGGAAGAAAGCATGAGATCACTGGGAGAAAGTACAATTCCTTAGTGGCCGTTGGAACGTTATTCCTAACTCTTAATGCCCTGAGGTATGTTTACCGCTACATTATCATGGCACCTCAAACTTCTCCAGACACACCCATGCTGTTTTGCCTTGCACCCTCACCTagtgagtgggagggggagggcatCTCACAATAACACCCTCCCACACCTTGGTGGAGTCTGACACTGGGCCCCATTTCTGCTTTCAGGTTTTGTCGCCAGGTGGTCACCTTCACCAAGGATTCCTTCGGCCTGCCTACAGACACAGGTGAGGGACGTGGTGGGGCGGGGAGCTGGAGAGAGTGGCAGACATGGAAGTAGTCAGAGAGAAGCGGTGAAGGGTGGGGACAGACATGGAGGGGTTTGGGGGGTGGGAAGCTCTGGTTCCACCTCAGCAGTTGGGTATTGATTTAACCAAGTCCATCAACCCGACTGGGCATAGGCTGGCAGCAGCTCCCCAGTCCTCTGTCCTGGTCCAATTAGGTTGATTGGACCTGTGGCTTCCACTTTCACCACACAACTTCATGCCTAATAAGCGAAGATTCCTCCTCTACCAGGGAAGAGGGTTTTGGAGCTTTTGTTGGAATTTTTGTAGTGTTGTGGTTACTAGCCCATGTCCAATCCTTTGCAGCTGAGCTTGGGACCGTTCATGGCAGAGTTCAGCAGGAGGGGCATGGGGTTTTACACCAGCGGTGCCCCACAAGTGGGAGTCTGGCGAAGGGCCAGACACAtctcaaagcaacactcacaacatgctggaggaactcagcaggtcgggcagcatccgtggaaaagatcagtcaacgtttcgggccgaaactcttcgtcaggactgcagagggaaggggcagggccctataaagaaggtggggggagggtgggaaggagaaggctggtaggttcagttaaaaaaccagtaaggggaaagataaagggggaggggaaggggaagcagggaggtgataggcaggaaaggtgaagaaggaataggggaaaacacaatgggtagtagaaggaggcagaaccatgagggaggtgataggcagctgggggaggggcagagtgacatagggataggggaagggagggggagagaattaccataagctggagaattctatgttcataccaaggggctggagactacctagacggtatatgaggtgttgctcctccaacctgagtttagcctcatcatggcagtagaggaggccatgtatggacatatcccaatgggagtgggaagcagagttgaagtgggtggctactgggagatcctgtctgttttggtggatggagcggaggtgctcgatgaagcggtccccaatctgcgttgggtttcaccgatgtagaggagtccgcaccaggagcaccggatgcaatagatgaccccaacagactcacaagtgaagtgttgcctcacctggaaggactgttaggtGCCCTGAAtgatggcaagagaggaggtgtagggataggtgtagcacttgcgcttacagggataagtgccaggtgggagatccgtggggagggacgtgtggaccagggagtcgcggagggaccgatcactgtggaaagtggagggggtggagagggaaagatgtgcttagtggtggggtcctgttgaaggtggtggaagttgcggaggataatgtgctggattcggaggctggtggggtggtaggtgaggacaaggggaactctgtccctgttgtggtggtgggaggatggggtgagagccaaagtgcgggaaatggaagagatgcgggtgagggcatcattgatgacagcagaagggaaaccacgatccttaaagaaaggacatttgagatgtcctggaatggaaaacttcatcctgggagcagatgcggtggagacagaggaactgggaatagggaatggcatttttgcatgtggcagggtgggaagaggtatagttgaggtagttatgagagtcagtgggcttgtagaagatgtcagtggacagtctgtctccagagagatggagaccaagagattgagaaaggggagagaagtgtctgagatagaccaagtaatttgagggctgggtggaagttaaaagcaaagtcgatgaaattgacgagctcagcatgggtgcaggaagcagcaccaatgtagtcctcaatgtaccgaaggaaaagttggggagcagtaccaggataggtttggagcacagactgttccacataaccaacggagaggcaggcatagctcaaGGTTGAGAGTCTAAGGAGGCAGCAGACGTGTCCTGGAGAGGTACCAGAATTACACCTTCCCCCCACCCTCCCGGGGTGGAGAGGAGGTTGAACTGAGCCACTCATTCTGGGTGGGGTTGTAGGGGAAGTTGTCTCAGCTGAACTCCACCACGGGCGATCCCAAACCCAGCCGCAAAATGAGGAGGGCTGGGCAGAGCATCAGCAATCCCgtcccgtaaaaacccagagctacagaaacggcGAAGACCATATTACTGGGAGGAAGAGCTTTGCCTCAATGACTTATGACGTTGAGCggtgcccaggacagaggactctggtgagctgctgtcagccGCCTACGTGGATAGGAGGGGGAATGGAGGCTACAGGTCAATAGATTGGCCAGATCCGTGCTGTAGTCTTCTATGACACTAGGGGTGAGGGGATTAAAATACACTGGGAGGTGACCCCAGGCTCTCTGATCTGCCTCACTCTTTGCTCTTGGTTTTCAGATACGCTGCCGAATGTGGTGGTGGTGGGCGTTCTGCAAGGACTGTATGTGACCGAGCCCCTCTCTGAGCTGTGGCCCAACCCCAGACCTGCTGACAATGATAGTCTCCCACTACCAACCATGCAGAGCCTTGCCTGAGGCTAGCACCAGCACAATCCCATGAACCCATCATCACAGTGTCTGTCCTCCACTGGGCTGGGAGGTGGTTATGAGGGAGCAGGTGGGGATGGAGGAGAATGGAATGATGTGGTGCTGATATTGTAGTAACCCTGCTATAATGGGTGTGTAGGGGaacaggtgtgtgtgtgtcacggtaGAGGAATgagatgggaggggtggggttagTAGGAGGGTTGGTATAATAATTATGCTGTAAACCCTCACCCACACAGTTTCCAGGTCACAATAAATGAAACCACAGTTAGAAAACCCTTCCTTTATTGGGTGGATGTTGTacactggaatttttttttaaaaacgagtCCAGGTCCGAGGTTCTGGAATATTCTGCTATATACAAAGCCTGGAAACCCAGGTTCAGTACAAGTGGAATGTGTCAGTGATGCCCCAGCTAACAACCTCCAGGAGCTCACTCTTTGGCAATGGCGTACGGCTTCTCCACCTCAATCCTGCCGCAGTCTGCGATGACCACATCTTTCAACGGTTTATCCCTGCCGTCCGTCTTCAAATTCTCTATTTTTTCTACAACGTTCTGCAACAAGACAAAGGCAATGTCACATTGTGTGCTGAAGGCCCACGCTGGGTCAGATCATGTAACACAGCCCTCAGACTATCATCTTCCTCCTGCAGGAGCACTAGAAGTCACCGagctttcaaagtttaaagtacacaTATGTACTTGCAGCAggcacaaagcaaagaaacaataGCACTTAAGAAAAAACACACATCACAAAGACTGTCAACGatccaatgtgtgaaaaagaACAAATCTTGCAAACACTAAAAAATTAAACATAGTGAACCGCAGTCTCTGACCACGAGTCCACAGCCAGGTAGGCCCTCAACCCGGGAGTCCACACCACCCTGAGTTACATCCAACATGGGTCCCAGGCAAGCAACCTGCTTCTTGGTTGTCATTTTTTAATTTGACATCACAGCAGGGCCCAGCAGCACAGAGGAAGCATGAGTGgaaagctggaggattgggagacttttaaggagcaacagaagataactaaaaaggcaatacggggggaaaagatgaggtacgaaggtaagctagccaagaatataaaggaggatagtaaaagcttctttaggtgtgtgaaaaggaaaaaattagttaagaccaaagttgggcccttgaagaccgaaatgggtgaaattattatggggaacaaggaaatggcagacgagctgaaaaggtactttggatctgttttcactagggaagacacaaacaatctcccagatgtaatagtggccagaggacctagggcaacagaggaactgaaggaaattcgcatcaggcacaaaatggtgttgggtaaactgatggaactgaaggttgataaatccccaggacctgatggcctgcatcccagggtacttaaggaggtggctctagaaatcatggacgcattggtaatcattttccaatgttctatagattcaggatcagctcctgcggattggagggtagctaacgttattccactttttaagaaaggaggaagagagaaaacaggcaattatagaccagttagtttgatatcagtagtggggaagatgctggaatcaattataaaagatgaagaaggaagaaggaagtctgagagtcggagcgggaggtgcggagaaagacatttttgaaattttcgtttttttttctccaacggcgttcagagaggcgggactgcccaggcgtgtgacgtcgggcagtgcagcgcggcagatttaaaagggcagaaatcctgcttcgggtttgattcaaagaaggaagtctgagagtcggagcgggagtgcggagaaagacatttttgaaatttttgttttttttttctccaacggcattcagagaggcgggactgtgcaggcgtgtgacgtcgggcagtgcagcgcggcagatttaaaaggaacagagcctcatagagcgggcagcggagtttgcgggctgcggagtgagccggaagcagagtgaaggcttaagggcttcggcttaatgggcttaggcggaaacgggtgaggcgaggaaggtttggtattcattttctgctgttatttgaggagaggggcagtatgagtgtgagggcagtttgttgttctcggtgtcggatgtgggaggccctggagtctctaagcctcccggacgtctacatctgcgcaaagtgcatcgagatgcagctcctaagggaccgcgttacggaactggagctgcagctcgatgaccttcgtctggtcagggagagtgaggagttgatagagaggagttacaggcaggtggtcacaccggggccacgggaggcagacaagtgggtcaccgttaggagggggaaggggaagagtcaggtaatagagagtaccccggtggctgtgccccttaacaataggtactcctgtttcagTACTattggggggacagcttacccgggggaagcgacagtggccgt
This window encodes:
- the LOC140211914 gene encoding sorting nexin-24-like; translation: MIAVRIPWVGQEVAGDSDKLHTVFRVEVVTNGRKHSVDRRHRDFQALHKKLKKTMKPPDLPLRRGLNRGPRALEQRRSGLEVYLQTLCSNQLVSQEILDFLNIKHIPSGKPPRCFSALQESELRSNRFCRQVVTFTKDSFGLPTDTDTLPNVVVVGVLQGLYVTEPLSELWPNPRPADNDSLPLPTMQSLA